From the bacterium genome, one window contains:
- a CDS encoding asparagine synthetase B — protein MKRLVLILLFAAAAASPLRAQQNILIEMDLHQTDHLKAYGIVYWVLTRGVEVDWLLNYKSGSFLMPYYPFIESECRIRGVSFKTISGSTASSIIAEVESPDANMEVMRLEKAPKIAVYVPPNFQPWDDAVTLALEYAEVPYDKLWDEEVIAGKLDEYDWLHLHHEDFSGQYGKFYGQFSTYPWYIQQVAINEAMAKRLGFKKVSELKKAVARTIKKYVGGGGFMFAMCSATDTFDIALAAEHTDICDVMFDGDAPDPDCQEKLEFDRTFAFENFTLVKNPYEYEYSDIDMTPAFGGRPDNDYFTLFDFSAKYDPVPTMLTQDHVNVIAGFLGQTTAFNKKLIKKSITILAQKDGTNEVKYLHGNYGRGTFTWYGGHDPEDYQHRVGDPPTDLKLHKNSPGYRLILNNILFPAAKKKQLKT, from the coding sequence ATGAAACGACTGGTTCTGATCCTTCTCTTCGCTGCCGCTGCCGCTTCGCCATTGCGCGCACAGCAGAATATTCTCATCGAGATGGATCTGCATCAAACCGATCACCTGAAAGCGTATGGCATCGTCTACTGGGTCCTCACGCGCGGCGTGGAAGTAGACTGGCTGCTCAACTATAAAAGCGGCAGTTTCCTGATGCCGTACTACCCCTTCATCGAATCGGAATGCCGCATTCGCGGGGTGTCGTTCAAAACCATCAGCGGCAGCACCGCTTCTTCGATAATCGCGGAAGTGGAGAGTCCCGATGCCAACATGGAAGTGATGCGCCTCGAAAAGGCACCGAAAATTGCGGTGTACGTGCCGCCCAATTTCCAGCCATGGGATGACGCCGTGACGCTCGCGCTCGAATATGCAGAGGTGCCGTATGACAAGCTATGGGATGAAGAAGTCATCGCCGGCAAGCTGGATGAGTACGACTGGCTGCATCTACATCATGAAGATTTCTCGGGACAGTACGGAAAGTTCTATGGCCAGTTCAGCACCTATCCATGGTACATCCAGCAGGTGGCGATCAACGAGGCCATGGCCAAACGTCTCGGGTTCAAGAAGGTGTCAGAACTGAAGAAAGCCGTTGCCCGTACGATCAAGAAGTACGTGGGCGGCGGGGGATTCATGTTCGCGATGTGCTCGGCGACGGACACCTTTGATATTGCCCTGGCGGCGGAACATACGGACATCTGTGACGTCATGTTCGACGGCGATGCTCCCGATCCAGACTGCCAGGAAAAACTGGAGTTCGACCGCACCTTCGCATTTGAGAATTTTACGCTGGTGAAAAACCCGTACGAGTACGAGTACAGCGACATCGATATGACGCCTGCGTTCGGGGGACGTCCCGACAACGATTATTTCACCCTCTTCGATTTCTCTGCGAAATACGATCCCGTGCCCACCATGCTGACGCAGGACCATGTGAACGTGATCGCGGGTTTCCTCGGACAAACGACGGCCTTCAACAAGAAGCTGATCAAGAAGTCCATCACCATCCTCGCCCAGAAAGATGGGACCAACGAAGTGAAATACCTGCACGGCAATTACGGACGTGGTACGTTTACCTGGTACGGGGGACATGACCCGGAGGATTACCAGCATCGCGTGGGTGATCCGCCGACAGACCTGAAGCTGCATAAGAATTCGCCGGGCTACCGGTTGATCCTCAATAACATTCTCTTTCCCGCCGCCAAGAAAAAACAGCTGAAGACCTGA
- the sucD gene encoding succinate--CoA ligase subunit alpha, giving the protein MSVLIDKKSRVIVQGLTGSEGSFHAQQMIDYGTKVVGGVTPGKGGTEHLGVPVFNTVKDAVAKTKADVSVIFVPPFAAADAIMEAADAGVALIVCITEGIPTRDMVQAYDFVQQRGVRLVGPNCPGVISPGKAKVGIMPGFIHKKGHVGVISRSGTLTYEAVNQLTMLGIGQSTCIGIGGDPVIGTQFVDALALFNEDPDTDAVVMIGEIGGTAEEEAAAWVKKNMTKPVVGFIAGRTAPPGRRMGHAGAIIAGGKGTAADKMKAMKKAGIHVVENPAVIGITVAKALGLENQGQKRPTAKTTSAAKAKK; this is encoded by the coding sequence ATGAGTGTTTTGATTGACAAGAAAAGCCGCGTTATCGTTCAGGGTCTGACGGGCTCGGAAGGCAGTTTTCATGCCCAGCAGATGATTGATTACGGTACGAAGGTTGTGGGCGGCGTGACTCCCGGGAAGGGTGGCACCGAACATCTGGGCGTGCCCGTATTCAACACTGTCAAGGACGCGGTGGCGAAAACAAAGGCAGACGTCTCGGTGATCTTCGTCCCGCCGTTCGCTGCAGCAGATGCCATTATGGAAGCTGCGGATGCCGGTGTGGCACTGATTGTCTGTATTACCGAGGGCATTCCGACCCGCGACATGGTGCAGGCTTATGACTTCGTCCAGCAGCGCGGTGTGCGTCTTGTCGGTCCGAACTGTCCTGGTGTCATCTCACCGGGAAAGGCCAAAGTCGGTATCATGCCTGGTTTCATTCACAAGAAAGGGCATGTCGGCGTGATTTCCCGCAGTGGTACACTCACCTACGAGGCGGTCAATCAGCTGACCATGCTCGGAATCGGACAGTCGACCTGTATCGGCATCGGGGGCGATCCGGTGATCGGCACGCAGTTCGTCGACGCGCTTGCATTGTTCAATGAGGATCCCGACACCGACGCCGTGGTCATGATCGGCGAAATCGGTGGCACCGCTGAAGAAGAAGCCGCCGCATGGGTCAAGAAGAATATGACAAAGCCCGTCGTCGGCTTTATTGCGGGACGCACAGCTCCTCCGGGCCGTCGCATGGGACACGCAGGCGCCATCATCGCCGGTGGCAAGGGTACGGCCGCCGATAAAATGAAGGCGATGAAAAAAGCCGGCATCCACGTTGTGGAAAACCCCGCCGTCATCGGCATCACGGTAGCCAAGGCACTCGGCCTCGAAAACCAGGGCCAGAAGCGTCCGACAGCAAAGACAACGTCAGCAGCCAAGGCGAAAAAGTAA
- a CDS encoding acyl-CoA carboxylase subunit beta, whose translation MSIASQMLEYFRRKSKAVLGGGEKAIEKQVALGKLTARDRITTLLDDTSFHEYDLFVEHKCNDFNMDKKQLPADGVITGTGKISGFPICVYAQDFTVAGGSLGLMHARKITKIMDHAMKLGLPLIGINDSGGARIQEGVNSLAGYGEIFFRNTQASGVIPQISVILGPCAGGAVYSPALTDFVFVVDNISKMFITGPEVIKTVLGEEISMEDLGGARVQTEVSGNAHFFARTEEECFEQIKKLVTFIPWNNRKRPDTFPPKPPKAEFDITNIIPVNPRQPYDVRDIIRAACDDSDFFEIQEHWAANIVIGFARLNGETVGIVGNQPLVLAGVLDVDSSDKAARFIRFCDAFNIPLITFVDLPGYLPGADQEHAGVIRHGAKILYAYSEATVPKVTVILRKAYGGGYIAMCSRHLGADFVFAWPSAEIAVMGPEGAANIIFRNEIAKADDPDAMRQQKVLEYTEKFANPYIAAANGHVDAVIGPEETREFLIHAIEISRSKTEIRPERKHGIPPF comes from the coding sequence ATGTCAATTGCATCCCAAATGCTCGAGTACTTTCGGCGGAAGTCGAAGGCCGTTCTCGGCGGCGGGGAGAAAGCCATTGAGAAGCAGGTCGCCCTGGGGAAACTGACCGCCCGCGACCGCATCACTACCCTGCTTGACGACACGTCTTTCCATGAATACGATCTTTTCGTCGAGCACAAGTGCAACGATTTCAACATGGACAAGAAGCAGCTTCCCGCCGATGGTGTGATCACCGGCACAGGGAAGATTTCCGGCTTCCCGATCTGCGTATATGCGCAGGATTTTACCGTGGCAGGAGGCTCCCTGGGCCTGATGCACGCGCGGAAAATCACCAAAATCATGGACCACGCGATGAAGCTGGGACTGCCGCTGATCGGCATCAATGACAGTGGCGGCGCCCGCATCCAGGAAGGCGTCAACTCGCTGGCCGGATACGGCGAAATTTTCTTCCGCAACACGCAGGCCTCCGGCGTCATCCCACAGATTTCTGTCATCCTCGGCCCCTGCGCCGGTGGTGCGGTCTACAGTCCGGCACTCACCGATTTCGTCTTCGTCGTCGACAATATTTCCAAGATGTTCATCACCGGTCCGGAAGTCATCAAGACCGTTCTCGGTGAAGAGATTTCCATGGAAGATCTCGGTGGCGCCCGCGTACAGACGGAAGTTTCCGGTAACGCGCACTTCTTTGCACGCACCGAGGAAGAGTGTTTCGAGCAGATCAAAAAGCTCGTCACCTTCATTCCCTGGAACAACCGCAAACGTCCGGATACCTTCCCGCCGAAACCGCCGAAAGCGGAATTCGACATCACGAACATCATCCCGGTCAATCCCCGCCAGCCCTACGATGTGCGTGACATTATTCGCGCCGCCTGTGACGACTCCGATTTCTTTGAAATCCAGGAGCACTGGGCAGCAAACATCGTGATCGGTTTCGCGCGTTTGAATGGCGAAACCGTCGGTATTGTCGGCAATCAGCCACTGGTGCTGGCCGGCGTGCTGGATGTGGATTCCTCCGACAAGGCCGCACGCTTCATCCGCTTCTGCGATGCGTTCAACATCCCGCTCATTACCTTCGTCGATCTCCCGGGATATCTGCCCGGCGCTGACCAGGAGCATGCCGGCGTCATCCGGCACGGAGCGAAGATCCTGTACGCCTACAGCGAAGCCACCGTGCCCAAGGTCACCGTCATCCTTCGCAAGGCGTATGGCGGCGGATACATCGCCATGTGTTCACGTCATCTGGGCGCGGATTTCGTCTTCGCCTGGCCGAGCGCTGAAATTGCGGTCATGGGTCCCGAAGGCGCGGCGAACATCATTTTCCGCAATGAAATCGCCAAGGCTGACGATCCCGACGCCATGCGGCAGCAGAAAGTGCTCGAATACACCGAGAAATTCGCAAATCCGTATATCGCGGCCGCCAACGGACACGTGGATGCCGTCATCGGACCGGAAGAGACACGCGAATTCCTGATCCACGCGATTGAAATTTCCCGGTCGAAGACGGAAATTCGTCCAGAACGAAAGCACGGCATTCCGCCGTTTTAG
- a CDS encoding iron-sulfur cluster assembly scaffold protein — MDDMRKELLAALGYSNKAIRMLDEELHYGELKNPTVHVKHQAGCGDILFLDLEIEEDRIRDAAFRFVGCSGLQASASGLTEMIIGRPVSEIEHLQMQDIVEWLEGIPENKYECAESASITLHKALDLWRTQQGSPAGQPGSPAEQPAAAN, encoded by the coding sequence ATGGACGACATGCGGAAGGAATTACTGGCTGCCCTCGGGTATTCCAACAAGGCGATTCGGATGCTCGACGAGGAATTGCATTACGGTGAGCTGAAGAATCCAACAGTTCATGTCAAACATCAGGCGGGCTGCGGCGACATCCTTTTCCTCGATCTGGAAATCGAGGAAGACCGTATTCGCGATGCGGCATTTCGTTTCGTGGGGTGTTCAGGCCTGCAGGCATCGGCTTCGGGACTGACGGAAATGATTATCGGCAGACCTGTCAGCGAGATCGAGCACCTGCAGATGCAGGATATCGTCGAATGGCTCGAAGGGATTCCGGAAAACAAGTACGAGTGCGCCGAATCCGCAAGCATCACCCTGCACAAGGCGCTGGACCTCTGGCGGACACAGCAAGGATCTCCGGCGGGACAGCCGGGGTCTCCAGCGGAACAGCCGGCGGCGGCAAACTGA
- a CDS encoding CAP domain-containing protein yields MEQRVHTLINEYRQEKGLSPLTLHNVLTTQARNHSRDMADGTVPFSHDGFDARVTAIKAQINISSAAENVAMNSGYSDPAKISFDGWIKSDGHRTNIEGDYDLTGIGVSQSSSGAYYLTQMFAKSR; encoded by the coding sequence ATCGAGCAGCGTGTGCATACGTTGATCAACGAATACCGGCAGGAGAAGGGGCTCAGTCCACTGACGCTGCACAACGTCCTCACCACACAGGCGCGCAACCACAGCCGCGACATGGCCGACGGCACGGTGCCGTTCAGTCACGACGGGTTCGATGCACGCGTCACCGCAATCAAGGCGCAAATCAACATCAGCTCTGCGGCTGAGAACGTGGCAATGAACTCCGGGTACAGCGATCCTGCCAAGATCTCATTCGACGGCTGGATCAAGAGCGATGGACACAGAACGAATATTGAAGGAGATTACGATCTGACAGGGATAGGCGTTTCGCAGTCATCCAGCGGAGCGTACTACCTGACGCAGATGTTCGCCAAAAGCCGCTGA
- a CDS encoding choice-of-anchor D domain-containing protein — MKSSNFLRTTALATFLLLSTLPLKAQLFLEERVIFAIDTVPQVSQVLQLGKSYRMDCSGTYSFWTTLQGDSIGLVDAAYYRDIPPGEFGFPGLATSGTNGFLVDRNPIAPRIVPSGTSPTYTYTLPYTGQGRGAELFIEDHPPFSIDRHSDNSGAIRVRIYNVSPEIVVDSSAIDFGEVELGDRRDTVIVFENEGYGPLVINDFLIGGTDAAEFSYTGADRYTLQPGERDSVVVSFHPGSVFPKSGFLMFNTNDYDSPVVTIPLLGIGVTTLEAGCMSTLTAPSQRYSLIPVTLFANREGSRTTSYAFDLMYDRRLFIPDRIETAGTLSAGWQVDMTVVQPGHLRITATGGDTLRGTGTLFNLRIFGVWSEPPVSPLDIENLVFNAGNPRSRIVDGQVEIDSLCNQYLKSVHAIGTPQISSNTPNPFNPSTSIAWSLPSAQHVRLSVHDAMGREVALLVSGMQSQGEHTSTFHARDLPSGSYFVRMTTASATRIHRMLLLR, encoded by the coding sequence ATGAAGTCAAGCAATTTTCTCCGCACGACAGCCCTCGCCACATTCCTTCTCCTGAGCACCCTGCCGCTCAAGGCGCAGCTCTTTCTCGAGGAACGCGTCATTTTCGCGATCGATACCGTTCCGCAGGTTTCGCAGGTTCTGCAGCTCGGGAAATCGTACCGCATGGATTGTTCGGGCACCTACAGTTTCTGGACCACCCTCCAGGGAGATAGCATCGGACTCGTTGACGCGGCGTATTATCGTGATATCCCGCCCGGAGAATTCGGTTTCCCGGGACTCGCGACTTCCGGCACGAACGGCTTCCTGGTCGACCGCAACCCCATCGCCCCGCGCATTGTGCCTTCGGGTACGAGTCCCACCTACACCTACACCCTGCCGTACACGGGACAGGGTCGCGGAGCGGAGCTGTTCATCGAGGATCATCCGCCTTTCTCCATCGACAGGCATTCCGACAATTCAGGTGCCATTCGCGTACGCATTTACAACGTATCGCCTGAGATCGTGGTCGATTCGTCCGCCATCGATTTCGGGGAAGTCGAACTCGGCGACCGCCGTGACACTGTCATCGTATTCGAGAACGAAGGGTACGGTCCCCTCGTCATCAACGATTTCCTGATCGGGGGCACGGACGCCGCGGAGTTCTCCTACACGGGCGCCGACCGCTACACGCTTCAACCGGGCGAACGCGATTCCGTCGTCGTCAGCTTCCACCCGGGCAGCGTTTTCCCGAAAAGCGGCTTCCTGATGTTCAACACCAACGATTATGATTCACCGGTGGTGACCATTCCCCTCCTCGGTATCGGTGTTACCACGCTGGAAGCCGGCTGCATGAGTACGCTCACCGCACCATCGCAGCGCTACAGCCTCATCCCCGTCACGCTCTTCGCCAATCGGGAAGGCTCGCGTACCACGTCATACGCGTTCGATCTGATGTATGACCGGAGGCTGTTCATTCCCGATCGTATCGAGACTGCCGGCACGCTGAGCGCAGGCTGGCAGGTCGACATGACTGTCGTGCAGCCCGGACACCTGCGCATCACGGCCACGGGCGGCGATACGTTGCGCGGCACGGGCACGCTCTTCAATCTTCGTATTTTCGGGGTCTGGAGCGAACCCCCCGTGAGTCCGCTCGACATCGAGAACCTTGTTTTCAATGCCGGGAATCCCCGATCACGCATCGTGGATGGACAGGTGGAGATCGACAGTCTCTGCAATCAGTACCTGAAGAGTGTGCATGCCATCGGGACGCCGCAGATCAGCAGCAACACACCAAACCCTTTCAACCCTTCCACCTCCATCGCGTGGTCCCTTCCTTCTGCCCAGCATGTGCGCCTGAGCGTCCATGACGCCATGGGCCGCGAAGTCGCCCTCCTCGTCAGTGGCATGCAGTCGCAAGGAGAACACACGTCGACCTTCCATGCCCGCGATCTGCCGTCAGGAAGCTATTTCGTGCGCATGACCACTGCATCGGCGACGCGCATTCACCGAATGCTTTTGCTGCGCTGA
- the pyk gene encoding pyruvate kinase yields the protein MQRRAKIICTIGPASREIEVLRKLIEAGMDIARLNFSHASHEEHAETIRRIREVSESTGTSVAILQDLQGPKIRTGRVPEGGVELKDGAEFIITTNEIEEGSAARVSTTYAGLPDDVEEGHRILLDDGYLSLEVERIDGSDVHTRVVKGGTLRSNKGIIVPGASISAPPLSEKDVDDLRFGLEAGVDAVALSFVRSERDVIELRSTMKVFGRCVPIIAKIERYEGIDDIEDIVNEADGIMVARGDMGVEMPAEEVPVLQKHIIQRCNFYGKPVITATQMLESMIQHPRPTRAEASDVANAVLDGTDCVMLSAETSIGDYPVEAVSYMDRIVRAIEKEQPPSPPAQKEIPEDMQLNVSDAIGRASCVIAGQINAAAIVTLTTSGGTARVIAKYRPRVPILALTDNADTHRQLAFTWGVTPVRIPPLSEIDYQLSALKSQVLESGLAKRGEYVVYSAGSPLQKRGSTNMLEVHRLS from the coding sequence ATGCAACGACGCGCAAAAATCATCTGCACCATCGGACCGGCATCGCGTGAAATCGAAGTCCTTCGGAAACTGATCGAAGCCGGCATGGATATCGCGCGGCTTAATTTCTCGCATGCCTCACATGAAGAACATGCGGAAACCATTCGCCGCATTCGCGAGGTCTCCGAGAGTACCGGGACGTCCGTCGCCATTCTGCAGGATTTGCAGGGACCGAAGATCCGCACCGGCAGGGTACCCGAAGGTGGCGTTGAGCTGAAGGACGGTGCGGAGTTCATTATCACGACGAACGAAATCGAGGAAGGCAGCGCCGCGCGTGTCAGCACGACGTATGCCGGACTCCCTGACGATGTCGAGGAAGGACACCGTATCCTGCTCGACGACGGCTACCTGTCGCTCGAAGTCGAGCGCATCGATGGCAGCGACGTGCACACCCGCGTCGTCAAAGGCGGAACGCTGCGGAGCAACAAGGGCATCATCGTCCCTGGCGCATCGATCAGTGCTCCTCCCCTGAGTGAGAAAGACGTCGACGATCTGCGATTCGGCCTGGAAGCCGGGGTCGATGCCGTTGCCCTGTCCTTCGTCCGCTCCGAACGCGACGTCATTGAACTCCGCAGCACCATGAAGGTGTTTGGCCGTTGCGTTCCGATCATTGCGAAAATCGAACGTTACGAAGGCATCGACGATATTGAGGATATCGTCAACGAAGCTGACGGTATCATGGTGGCACGCGGCGACATGGGTGTGGAAATGCCCGCGGAGGAAGTGCCCGTGCTGCAGAAGCACATCATCCAGCGCTGCAACTTTTACGGGAAACCAGTCATCACCGCGACGCAAATGCTCGAATCCATGATACAGCATCCTCGTCCCACACGCGCTGAAGCCAGTGATGTGGCGAATGCGGTGCTCGACGGCACCGACTGCGTCATGCTCAGCGCGGAAACCAGTATCGGGGACTACCCTGTCGAGGCGGTATCATACATGGACCGTATCGTCCGCGCCATTGAGAAAGAGCAACCTCCCTCCCCGCCGGCGCAGAAAGAGATTCCAGAGGACATGCAGCTGAACGTGTCCGATGCCATCGGCCGCGCCAGCTGCGTGATCGCCGGCCAGATCAATGCCGCCGCGATCGTGACACTGACGACTTCAGGCGGCACGGCCCGGGTTATTGCGAAATACCGTCCCAGAGTGCCTATTCTCGCCCTGACCGACAATGCGGATACGCATCGCCAGCTCGCGTTCACCTGGGGCGTCACCCCCGTGCGCATCCCGCCGCTGAGTGAAATCGATTACCAGTTGTCCGCCCTCAAATCGCAGGTACTGGAGTCCGGTCTCGCGAAGCGTGGTGAGTATGTCGTATACAGTGCCGGAAGTCCCTTGCAGAAAAGGGGCTCGACGAATATGTTAGAGGTACATCGCCTGTCATGA
- a CDS encoding tetratricopeptide repeat protein: MMKYIVLFLFLCPLAQQVAHAQAADERNTLRLAQTYEQAGRYEDALRYYQDLSRSNPQNSTYFEGLRRTLTALKRLEDVRQLLTERMQLQPKEFQLWVYRGGIFMQRGESDSAEADWEYAISLNTKNGQVYSLVADQCLNAREYEKGISYLKRGREALGSPQLFAFEIARASAMAMDFDGAMDEYLGYLRAVPQSLFQIQQQLSMYSEIPEALDAAVRRAREQADEYPSSESLRYLLAWLYMERKDYASAYQVYRDLDRIKHAGGMEILKFASRAFNDKAYREAARAFKDVVNEHPDATYLPQAEFQHARSIEELYATEGMPDALTPSTTNYPSTESVSSYQGAITLYEDVAEKYPGQPMASEALYRIGLIKFERFGDTDGALEILKDISESRRNHFGKADADILIGDIQLARGDIDAALEQYNAVLPSRQIEEATRRKLQYKIAEAYFFAGRFDTVTVLLGPLMEEVDTDIANDALDLTALIAQYSDPGELPLQRYARVLFLERQKKYSEAAAQAADLIAEFPTHDIVDLAWLKKAELEERTGDTAGAAESYGNFLATRTESFLRDRGIIGLARLNEEKLGNNARALELYEQLLNDYPYSQFVPQARERILELRKVQS; this comes from the coding sequence ATGATGAAATACATAGTTCTTTTCCTTTTCCTCTGTCCCCTCGCACAGCAGGTCGCGCATGCGCAGGCAGCTGATGAGCGCAACACGCTGCGGCTAGCGCAGACCTATGAGCAGGCGGGACGCTACGAGGACGCCCTTCGATATTACCAGGACCTTTCGCGGAGCAACCCGCAGAACAGCACGTATTTTGAAGGACTCCGCCGCACCCTCACCGCACTCAAGCGCCTTGAGGACGTGCGGCAGCTCCTCACCGAGCGCATGCAGCTGCAGCCGAAGGAATTCCAGCTCTGGGTATACCGGGGCGGCATTTTCATGCAGCGCGGTGAAAGCGACAGCGCGGAAGCCGACTGGGAATACGCTATCAGTCTGAATACGAAGAACGGACAGGTGTATTCGCTGGTCGCTGACCAGTGTCTGAACGCGCGGGAGTACGAGAAGGGTATCAGTTATCTGAAGCGCGGCAGGGAAGCCCTGGGATCACCGCAGCTGTTCGCCTTTGAAATCGCCCGCGCCAGTGCGATGGCGATGGACTTCGACGGTGCGATGGATGAGTACCTCGGCTATCTGCGCGCAGTGCCACAGTCGCTTTTCCAGATTCAGCAGCAGCTCTCGATGTACTCCGAAATCCCGGAAGCACTGGACGCTGCCGTGCGACGCGCGCGCGAGCAAGCCGATGAATATCCTTCAAGCGAGTCGCTCCGCTATCTCCTCGCCTGGCTGTACATGGAACGCAAAGACTACGCTTCGGCCTATCAGGTGTATCGTGATCTTGACCGCATCAAGCACGCGGGAGGAATGGAGATTCTGAAATTCGCGTCGCGTGCTTTTAACGACAAGGCTTATCGTGAAGCCGCGCGCGCATTCAAGGACGTTGTCAACGAACATCCCGATGCAACCTATCTGCCGCAGGCGGAATTTCAGCACGCACGGAGCATTGAGGAATTGTACGCAACAGAGGGAATGCCGGACGCCCTCACTCCTTCAACAACAAATTATCCGAGCACCGAATCGGTGTCTTCATATCAGGGTGCCATCACGCTATATGAGGATGTCGCGGAGAAGTATCCCGGACAGCCTATGGCGAGCGAAGCGTTGTATCGTATCGGACTGATCAAGTTCGAGCGCTTTGGCGATACCGACGGTGCACTCGAAATACTCAAGGATATCTCGGAATCCCGCCGTAATCATTTCGGGAAGGCCGATGCGGATATTCTGATCGGAGACATCCAACTGGCACGCGGTGACATCGACGCGGCACTCGAACAGTACAACGCCGTGCTGCCTTCCCGTCAGATAGAAGAAGCTACGCGGCGGAAATTGCAGTACAAGATTGCCGAAGCGTATTTCTTCGCGGGGCGCTTCGACACGGTGACCGTGCTGCTTGGTCCGTTAATGGAAGAAGTCGACACCGACATTGCGAATGATGCGCTCGATCTCACCGCGCTCATCGCGCAGTACAGCGATCCAGGCGAATTGCCGCTGCAGCGTTACGCACGCGTTCTTTTCCTCGAACGGCAGAAAAAGTATTCCGAAGCCGCTGCGCAGGCCGCTGACCTGATTGCAGAGTTTCCGACACATGACATTGTGGACTTGGCCTGGCTCAAAAAAGCCGAACTGGAAGAAAGGACGGGTGATACCGCAGGTGCCGCGGAGAGTTATGGGAATTTCCTCGCGACACGAACGGAGAGCTTTCTGCGTGACCGTGGTATCATCGGTCTTGCGCGTCTCAATGAGGAGAAACTCGGCAACAACGCCCGTGCTCTCGAGTTATATGAACAATTGCTCAATGACTATCCTTACTCGCAGTTTGTCCCGCAGGCGCGGGAACGCATTCTAGAATTACGGAAGGTACAATCCTGA
- a CDS encoding tRNA-(ms[2]io[6]A)-hydroxylase, with the protein MLNLRCESNDAWAPAAVADLTTLLSDHVHCEKKAAVTALSFVNRYPDRTEMVDHMIAHAQEELEHFAQVMELVKARGEILQRDTPDPYVNALLAHARGEEPARLLDALIVAALIEARSCERFQLLIDALPEGNVRTLFEELMPSEARHYAMFMNLAREYFSPDEVDARFDAFLDHEAEIIRGLPNEARMHG; encoded by the coding sequence ATGCTGAACCTGCGCTGCGAAAGTAATGATGCCTGGGCCCCTGCGGCCGTCGCCGACCTCACCACGCTGCTCAGCGATCATGTGCATTGCGAAAAGAAAGCTGCCGTGACCGCGCTGAGTTTCGTCAACCGCTATCCCGACCGCACGGAAATGGTCGATCACATGATAGCCCATGCGCAGGAAGAACTCGAGCACTTCGCACAGGTGATGGAGCTGGTCAAGGCGCGCGGGGAAATCCTGCAGCGCGACACTCCCGATCCCTACGTAAATGCGCTGCTCGCACACGCGCGAGGTGAGGAACCAGCCCGTCTGCTCGACGCCCTCATCGTTGCCGCACTCATTGAAGCACGATCCTGCGAACGATTCCAATTGTTGATAGATGCCCTTCCCGAGGGTAATGTGCGTACCCTGTTCGAGGAGCTGATGCCCTCGGAAGCACGCCACTACGCCATGTTCATGAACCTCGCCCGTGAATATTTCTCTCCTGATGAAGTGGATGCGCGTTTCGACGCCTTCCTCGACCATGAGGCGGAAATCATCCGCGGACTCCCCAACGAGGCACGCATGCATGGCTGA
- a CDS encoding acetyl-CoA carboxylase biotin carboxyl carrier protein subunit, producing the protein MSEEKKTQRLVIDDTPYETRFTRKFEQRKPWQPANPRLVLAFIPGTIVDIQVRVGQQVRWGDSLLVLEAMKMRNDVTAAEDAIVKSVHVKKGDRVMKNQLLIEFE; encoded by the coding sequence ATGAGCGAAGAGAAAAAAACACAGCGTCTCGTCATCGACGACACGCCCTACGAAACCCGCTTTACGCGGAAATTCGAGCAGCGTAAACCCTGGCAGCCGGCCAATCCCCGGCTTGTACTCGCTTTCATTCCCGGCACCATTGTCGACATCCAGGTACGTGTGGGACAACAAGTGCGCTGGGGCGACAGCCTGCTCGTGCTCGAGGCGATGAAGATGAGAAATGATGTCACTGCCGCGGAGGACGCCATCGTGAAAAGCGTACACGTAAAAAAAGGCGACCGTGTGATGAAAAATCAGTTGCTAATCGAGTTCGAATGA